The window aaatattaattttttttatggcttttgtgACAATTGTTGTAAAAGTAACTAAACATGAGTAAGAATGTCATATTctaaatgtattattattattccacctaaaatttattttctatatagagtttataaaaataatcatatgaattcatttaatataaataattaatgcacaacaataaatgattaatatatgcatttactTTATTGGCTAATTcaataaactaatattttaatataaatgcaaactttgttgaaatagaaaattaaataaagagaaTTTCAAGGAATGTGCCACATGACACAACTTCATATTCTCCAACTTGAGGTTTccgcttatatatatatatatatatatatatatatatgtaaggactcaatttgtaacgatcccaaattcgtattgggttcgaacgttataggcccaaaaaataaatttgtaaagcgtggatgtcaaagaactagattaactccaaaaaaaaaaagatcgaaCTTCACTTTTATAGATGGATCAACACCGATATTATGATCAACCTCCCCTTGAAACGAGTTTGGTTCTTTACTTTTTTCCGGTTTTCTTCTTAGTACTGTTTCTTTTGCAGTTCTGATCCCTCTTTTTTCTCAATGCATCCTTCTATGTTAAATACTGCTCTCTTGATGATATCTTCACCACACAcatgtaggttgggttcgggagATCCCTTCccgtcccatccaacaccttctggaacctccaaccagcagctgtaaggctgcttcatcactgttcaggcatcacctccacattaatgcggtcagagagttggttgagaggcaattaatgcggaggcaactGTTGTCAAAGATATTTGtttccccttttctttcttactctTGGTCCCATGTCCCACCCTTAGTGGTAATGTAGCTCTGGAGTGTGTTTGTAACAATATAGTGTTCAAGTCGTCCTCGGacacatattgccgagaaggattttgttcTCGGACAAACACTGAACTCACCTAACTTAATGTctattcttcttttcatttggttatcCTTATAACCCGATATGAGCCTCCTCGGACAGTTTTACGTCATCGGATAGGCTACAGGCCTAGTTAACACGGCTTTAATAATTATTGGTtaaccggcccccacaatatatatatatatatagattttttattatcatgatAAATCTCCTTAAGatactaagaaatttaaaacttaaaaattttagttgtacaaaaagaaattaggaaaatataatgcaCAATAACAATAGTTAAAAGAATATGGaccacttaaaaaaatatatatatcaataaaaagcaaaaaaaatatatttgtaaaaaaagaaagatggaaactCCTTTTAGATATATATCTAGTATCTACACTTAAAATGTGGAGTTAAAAGACTACTTGTTTGTCTCCCAAGTCCCAAatatattttctcaacataTTCACGGGTTAAGTTTGACTACTAATAACTGATCTTGGGCTTTTATGTGAAATGGATAAAAAAGCATGAACTAGAATACATGGTACTTCAATATATAGGATCTTGTCCCCACCGTGTTATTCTGTTCTCCAAAAAGGTTGATTCAGTTCACGGGTTGCTTATGACTAATAAGATCTCGTTGTGGAACACAAAACAGTAGTTCTTAGCAGAACTAAACAAGGCAAGAAAAAATTGCAACCTAATGACAATTGACAAGTACAGAAGCTATTTCAACCtaattttctatatttaaagagataccaaaattttcaagatatttATTATGAACATTGCGGCCGCGTGTTGTGATTAGTACTAATAAAAGTGATATAAATAATTTCTTCACTATCTTCGACCATTGAAATTGCATGTTTCAATCATAATTTACTGCATAAACAATCATGAAAACAAAAGAATGTGAAATTTACCTTGTATCCTTACCTAGAATCTAGTTGAGTTATGACAAAATTCTTGTCAAATCGAACTTGCATAAAGGGGAATCCAAGAACACCTGGTAGATTCTTATTAGAGACAACAAGACGTGCAATTGTGCATCCTCAATTGTCCTTAAGTACTCTTGTGGCCCACCAAATGACCTTCCCTTAAGTCCTTCCTAAGTATTTTACGgactttcctttcttttaaaGTAGAAAACAGTACCCAAATTTGTTTGCTTTAACCAAAGCttgctttttccttttttattgtcttttgagGCGAAGGATTGAATAACAATCTCTTCAGCTAGAAGTATCTCAGAAATTTCCTTGCAGCTTGATGTGACCTTGATCAACTATGATGATTCATCTTGGCTATTGTTAGATAACAACAAAGAAAAGGTTAATCTACAATAAAATGATAACGAATATGGTTGGTATTACGtaaataacatatataatataataaaatttggaattaCTTTATAATCTTGTTTAAAAGTTGATACAACcatttataagttaaaacttACATCAATATATTCGGTGGGTTTCAACTAGTTCAATTAGGATAGTCTTTTGTCACCGAATAAAAGATCTAGAGTTCAAATCTTACTTACACAAAAAAACCGAATGATGTCTTAGCCTAATGGTATAAGTTAGAACTTACGTTAATGTATCtggtgggttccagttaattCAACTAGGACAAACTTTTGTCGCCGAATAAGAGATGTAGTGTTCAAATCTCACTTACACCGAAAACCAAATAGTACCTTAGcctaatgattaaaaaaaatgtattctaACTACAGCATAACTCTAACAACAAATAACTTAATTCGGTCATTAAATCAATTTGAAAGAGGTGGTATTATACTAGTCCATTTTAAATGATGATACAACTTTCTTCAATTAAGTgtaaataaagaaatttgatCCAGAATTAAACTTAAACCCCAGATGGATACGACTGTGACGGATCTTTGCAATTGAATAAGTagaaaaagtttctaaaaaagaagaaaaatcagaaaaaaaaatgatacacgTTGTTCACAATGGTATAATAAATAGCTAGCTTGAGGAATTAATGACCACATCATTATTTTCCTCTCTCAATTAATTAGTTTGGTGTAGCACTTGCACTTCTCGAACTAAAACAGAACCTATTAAACCATGCCAAATGAATGCTACAGCTCAAAATAGCTGTGTgcctctatttcttttttttgaagagtagctgtgtgCCTCTTAATTAGGCATTTAGGTGAGCTAAAATTGAGAAATCTTGAAGCTCAGATTTAAACACGTCACACTTTTAGAATCAACCTATagctataataattttttttttccaaagagaaaaaagtcacctcttctagaaaattaatttgatgAAGTGTACTCCAAAGTTATTGCTGAATAGTGAATGAAGCTTGGTTTATTAATTAGCATCCAAACAACTCCCCAAAAACAAAGTTATTGGATTTGGAACAACTCTCTTAATCTGGTAAAGTCTCagataattgaataagaaatctaaaGTTCAATTTcaacctacaccaaaaatcgattagtattttggtctgatgataataAGTTCACTTATTAAGAACAgacgctataggttgaaactctatcaaaatttctcaaaaaataaaaatctgccTAAAAAGTGTATCATGCCTAAAAAGATATAGATAATAACAATGGAAATTATAGGTTTTTAACTTATGGCATttgatgattgtttttttattatcatatcaaaatattagttttttttttttttttttcatatacagATGGGATATGTGACAAGAGAACATTGTTAGTTTCACTAACTGAAACCTACAATGACACGGAAAGTTTGACACAAACAAAAGCAAAGATCCAGTATCCTCGGAGTTGCCACGTTTGTTGTTTTATGATCACTCTAGTTGTTGTCACAGTTTTATCTAGTAGGAAAAAAACAGTAAGTTGAAGTGTTGAACAGTCTCATATATATCTGCATTGTCAAGCTAACATATGTATCATTGTGCTCTTCCTTGTCTTTATCTCAAATGTAAACAAAAATATCCTCTGGCCTTATCTATGccttaaaattttcacaatctCATTGTTATATAATCCAATTAAGGAAAAACTTAATTGATTATTTGCTAAAAGTTTAACTCAACACAAAAAATATTGAAGCTTGgttcataaataaatacaatttctGCTTCATTATCATATAATTTTAACCCTTCAAATTCTAATGAACTTGAAAATGATCATGTAATGCCAGCCACGTGAATTCAAATTCCTAAGCAGTGTACAGACACAGctatgtgtatatgtatatatatatatatatatatataggaattaagAATCCAGTTTGGCAGCTTTAACTTTTTCTATGAAACACTTTTAACTGTCAATCTAACTAAACACAGTTGCTCCAGCTCTATACGTTACAAAATAGTTGCTCTATACGTTAGCTGTCGGGTAATAAGCCGCCATTTATTAACTCATTCCAGCTcctatatttaaatttcaaacgGCCATGCACTTCACTGAGTTCACACTGCTTcctttcttcttgttttttttctgtttttcacACACTGTGTGTCTCTTTTAGTTGTGGTTTTTTTTCCTAGTTTGAGTCTGGCTTTTCAGGAGGTTTGGGATTGTTAACAATGGATGATGTGTATGCGAAGTTTATTAGCAGAATGAACCCCACAAGGTAATGGAACTCATCTTTCTTGCTTATATGATCTTTATGTAAAATCGGTTTCTGGGTGTTTTttttagaccaaaaaaaaagttttgttgtCCTAGATTTTGGGACATGAATTTAACAGTTTGAAAAGAATCTTATTTTGGCTTTGTGGGAATTATTAGATCTTCTTATAGGCTGACTCTGAAATTGTTTATTCATTTTGCATGTTATGTATGGTATTGGATAAGTTGGTAAATCAAACTTTGCTACATAGCCCTGCCTGCAgcttggatttgaattttggactTCTCTtgctttcaaaattttgagcttTAAAGATTTATAGGacaattgatattacttttGTGTTTGCAGAGTTGTGATTGACAATGAATCTTGTGAACATGCCACTATTATAGAGGTAAGTCCTGCTGGTCTCCATTGTCTAATTGGCAAACTGAACTGTTATGTAGATAATGTTGTAATTATGTGTttggggttttttgtttttggcttaGGTTGTTAGTGCTAATAGGCATGGATTACTCCTTGAAGTTGTCCAAGTACTTACAGACTTGAACCTCATCATAACAAAAGCATACATCTCCTCTGATGGAGGATGGTTCATGGATGGTAcgcttgcatttttttttttttctgctggAAGCTATTGTTACAATTTCAAATGGTTGGAAAGCAttcattctctttctctctcatttctcaCTCTGATTCTCAATTTCCAGTGTTTAATGTGACTGACTGTGATGGGAACAAAATTAGAGATGAAGGTTTTCTAAATTATATACAAAAGGTAAATGATCGCAGAAAACTATTCATCAATTtccttcttttcatttggttggtatatttcaaattttctagtCCTTTTAGTTCAAGATTACCCTTATTTTCATGTGAATGCTTGCTTTGCTTCGCTTGCTTTGCTTCCATATTGGTATGGACACGATAGCATGATATTGCTACAATTAGTATGTTATGCTCATTGATGTTGAAGCACAAAAGAATCATGCTACCAAATTGTTCAATCTTTTGAGATGAAACTCTCATCTTGCTTCCATTTAAACTCAATTTCGGTTTCCCAGAATCAGTTACTGCTTATTTCCACCTGCTTGCTGATTGtactatctttttatttttggaacttCTACATTCTTCTATTTCATCCTCAAATTTGTTGATCGATTTTGCAGACTCTTGAAACTGATGCATTGAGAGGGCTAAATGGGGTAATGCCCTGCAAGGAGCACACATCAATTGAACTAACCAGCACTGACAGGCCGGGGTTGTTGTCAGAAGTTTTTGCAGTGCTCACAGACCTAAGATGCAATGTGGTAAATAGTGAAATCTGGACACACAATTCTAGAGCTGCAGCTGTTATTTATGTCACATACCAGGAAACTGGAGGAGCAATTGAAGATCCAAAACAGCTCTCCAAGATGAATGAACTGCTATGCAATGTCCTCAAAGTAAATAGCAATTTTAAGACGCCAAGATTGACAATATCCTCCTCTGGGATAATGCACACACAAAGAAGATTACATCAGATGATGTTTGCTGATAGGGATTTTGAAAGGCTTGAAGGTGTCAAGCATagttcaagaaaccatgtttgtGTATTAGATTGCAATGATAGAGACTATACCGTCGTCACTGTAAGATCCAAAGACAggccaaaacttttatttgacACTCTGTGCTCTCTAGCAGATATGCAATATGTGGTATTCCATGGGACAGTCATCACAGAAAGAATGGAAGCTTACCAGGTAAGATCAAAACTCACTAATAGTTAAAATGGCACAACTAGTTTCTAAAACATTTTAATTCGTTTGATTGCCAACTTTCCCATCCCCTCAAGGCAactctatcttcttctttttttaagtccaTCAGCACACAAAATCATTTGATTGCATTTCTATGCGTTGCCCTCGATCCAAAGGACCAAAACACATTTGGTAACCCATAATTCCAACAACTACTCAAAATCAATCGTATCTCTTCCACCAATAATTATCTCACATATCATCTCTCTCACAATACGGAGTCTACACTTTATTAGAGAGATGAGCATATGCCGGATGCACAATTTATATTCATTTGTCTCATAATGTGGAGTCTGCAAGTCATGAATTTTAAAGTCCAGTTCtgcacatttttttaatttcatccaATCAGACCTTTGTAATTATAGTCGTCTCCTTGCAGGAATACTACATTAGACATATGGATGGGCTTCCTGTAAGTTCAGAAGCTGAGCGACAACGTGTTATAGAATGCCTTGAAGCAGCCATCGAGAGGCGAGCCTTTGAGGTAGATAAACAACTTCAAAAAATGGAAATTCATGCATCGCATATATGCATCTTTCCTCTCACAATGTGCGGGTCTCACAACTGTGAGAGGGAAGACAGATACATCCAATGCATGAAGCGTCCTTTGTTCTTGCCATTTTCTAAGAATTGAGCTCTGGTGCAGGAACTGGAATTAGAACTGTGCACTGATGACAGACTTGGACTCCTTTCAGATATTACCAGGATATTTCGTGAAAATGGTTTGTGCATTAAGCAAGCAGAGATCTCAACAAGGAGTGGGACAGCAAAAGACACTTTCTTTGTCACAGATGCGTATGGCAAACATGTTGACCCTAAAATCATTGGTTTGATTAAGCAACAGATAGGACAAAACATATTACAGGTTAAAGGGAACTTGAATACGTCTCCGAAACTTCCTCAGGAGACGGCAAGAAGTTTCCTCTTCACAAACCTTTTTAGAAGTCTTAGCTCTCAAAATTTTGGGCTCATAAGATCCTATCCATAGTTTGCTCATGCTCTTTCTTGGAAGGAACAATGACGGGACATTGAGGGCTGCCTTTTGAACTATACTAGGGACAGAACACAATCATGTTATAGACTTATAGTCACCATCTATGCTAGGAATGATTGTAAACCATTTATTTGGGCtgtgtgtatgtttttttgTACAGGGTGAAACGAATAAATTGTACAGATATAAGGTAAAATTTGATTATACAGTATTGATAAAGGAATTGTGTAAAACAAATTCATGATAATGAAAATGTTAAACGCTTAAAATGTAAAATCAAGGCGACACCTTCAGATTGAGAAGGGTTGAAGAAGAATACAAAAATAGTAATGAATTTTGGGCTATGGGCGTTTCTAAAGAGGTTAAATGAAACTAATGTCTAATGGTTACAAGATCAGTGTTCAACAGCCCTAATTGTATGCCTAACTACAATTGGCAGTACAAGCAATTTCAGCTAGACCAAAAGAACTAACCATAAAAGGATAAATCGATATCCTTCAGATTCATCTTGGATCTCATCTTTTCTTCTCCTCCTAGGTGATGCGAACTAAAAATTTCCACATAGATAAACTACCAGACTTAAGATTTTACA of the Quercus robur chromosome 10, dhQueRobu3.1, whole genome shotgun sequence genome contains:
- the LOC126701656 gene encoding ACT domain-containing protein ACR6-like isoform X2, with the translated sequence MDDVYAKFISRMNPTRVVIDNESCEHATIIEVVSANRHGLLLEVVQVLTDLNLIITKAYISSDGGWFMDVFNVTDCDGNKIRDEGFLNYIQKTLETDALRGLNGVMPCKEHTSIELTSTDRPGLLSEVFAVLTDLRCNVVNSEIWTHNSRAAAVIYVTYQETGGAIEDPKQLSKMNELLCNVLKVNSNFKTPRLTISSSGIMHTQRRLHQMMFADRDFERLEGVKHSSRNHVCVLDCNDRDYTVVTVRSKDRPKLLFDTLCSLADMQYVVFHGTVITERMEAYQEYYIRHMDGLPVSSEAERQRVIECLEAAIERRAFEILPGYFVKMVCALSKQRSQQGVGQQKTLSLSQMRMANMLTLKSLV
- the LOC126701656 gene encoding ACT domain-containing protein ACR6-like isoform X1; the protein is MDDVYAKFISRMNPTRVVIDNESCEHATIIEVVSANRHGLLLEVVQVLTDLNLIITKAYISSDGGWFMDVFNVTDCDGNKIRDEGFLNYIQKTLETDALRGLNGVMPCKEHTSIELTSTDRPGLLSEVFAVLTDLRCNVVNSEIWTHNSRAAAVIYVTYQETGGAIEDPKQLSKMNELLCNVLKVNSNFKTPRLTISSSGIMHTQRRLHQMMFADRDFERLEGVKHSSRNHVCVLDCNDRDYTVVTVRSKDRPKLLFDTLCSLADMQYVVFHGTVITERMEAYQEYYIRHMDGLPVSSEAERQRVIECLEAAIERRAFEELELELCTDDRLGLLSDITRIFRENGLCIKQAEISTRSGTAKDTFFVTDAYGKHVDPKIIGLIKQQIGQNILQVKGNLNTSPKLPQETARSFLFTNLFRSLSSQNFGLIRSYP